In one Streptomyces marincola genomic region, the following are encoded:
- a CDS encoding ABC transporter permease, giving the protein MLGLALRSVRQRPGRFAGTLFAAFLGAGVSMAFNSLHDTAGVSGIDDTSAETLSTSGGIVGGYGTVLVFLAIASTLTVNVRQRGDEIELLRRTGATPGQIRRMVVGEAVVVALVGTALAVWPAMLGGRALLGAFHDTGQVARSVDHAFGGVALSAGFGVTLIAAVGAAYLSVRRATRGAAPARRGRLRTAGGVLALVAGAGSIATTFAMDATEPMLMAPAVYGAVLLSVGFATFSPALLRGVLGAVGRLLGKFGGGSYLAVQNTRERAAELAGVLVPLVLFTGVATATLYIQRVESHVLDASGLARSVEDKNAETLNLIVVGVIVAFACLMVINSLYAATSYRSREFGGQRLAGATPGQVERMVLIEGLMLTVTGVGLGTLAGLAGLAAFTSVRTETGPAQSPLLWLGIAAIAATAVLLTSWATARRTLRVPAVAAVTAAA; this is encoded by the coding sequence ATGCTCGGACTCGCACTGCGCTCGGTGCGGCAGCGCCCCGGCCGGTTCGCGGGCACGCTGTTCGCGGCGTTCCTCGGCGCCGGCGTCAGCATGGCGTTCAACTCGCTGCACGACACGGCCGGCGTCTCCGGCATCGACGACACGAGCGCGGAGACGCTCAGCACGAGCGGCGGGATCGTCGGCGGCTACGGAACGGTGCTGGTGTTCCTCGCCATCGCCTCGACGCTCACGGTCAACGTGCGGCAGCGCGGCGACGAGATCGAGCTGCTGCGCCGCACCGGCGCGACGCCCGGACAGATCAGGCGCATGGTCGTCGGCGAGGCCGTGGTCGTGGCGCTGGTGGGCACCGCGCTCGCGGTGTGGCCCGCGATGCTGGGCGGGCGGGCGCTGCTCGGCGCGTTCCACGACACGGGCCAGGTCGCCAGGAGCGTGGACCACGCGTTCGGCGGGGTGGCCCTGTCCGCCGGATTCGGCGTGACGCTGATCGCGGCGGTCGGCGCCGCCTACCTGTCGGTGCGCCGCGCCACGCGCGGTGCCGCGCCTGCCCGGCGCGGGCGGCTGCGGACCGCGGGCGGCGTGCTCGCGCTGGTCGCGGGCGCCGGGAGCATCGCCACCACGTTCGCGATGGACGCGACCGAGCCCATGCTCATGGCGCCCGCCGTGTACGGCGCGGTGCTGCTGTCGGTCGGGTTCGCCACGTTCTCGCCGGCGCTGCTTCGGGGCGTGCTGGGTGCCGTCGGGCGGCTGCTCGGGAAGTTCGGCGGGGGCAGCTACCTCGCCGTGCAGAACACGCGGGAGCGCGCCGCCGAACTCGCCGGGGTCCTCGTGCCGCTGGTGCTGTTCACGGGCGTGGCGACGGCGACGCTGTACATCCAGCGCGTCGAGAGCCACGTGCTCGACGCCTCGGGCCTCGCCAGGTCGGTGGAGGACAAGAACGCGGAGACGCTGAACCTGATCGTCGTCGGCGTCATCGTGGCGTTCGCCTGCCTGATGGTGATCAACAGCCTGTACGCGGCCACCTCGTACCGGAGCCGCGAGTTCGGCGGGCAGCGGCTCGCCGGCGCGACGCCGGGGCAGGTGGAACGCATGGTGCTGATCGAGGGCCTGATGCTGACCGTGACCGGGGTCGGCCTCGGCACCCTCGCGGGCCTGGCCGGCCTGGCGGCCTTCACCTCGGTGCGCACCGAGACGGGACCCGCGCAGTCGCCGCTGCTGTGGCTCGGCATCGCCGCCATCGCCGCGACCGCCGTCCTGCTCACCAGCTGGGCGACGGCCCGCAGGACGCTGCGCGTTCCCGCGGTCGCCGCGGTGACCGCCGCCGCCTGA
- a CDS encoding LysR family transcriptional regulator has protein sequence MGEIELRQVRYFVAVAEERNVTRAAHRLAMTQPALSRAIRALERDVGAPLLMRTPQGVDLTEAGRVMLHEGRALLAAAADTAARVRGAAGGGAGVTVASPGCGAVLLDRLVTSYNDAGPPPPARAAVGTADDLRERLRSGQADIALWQGSLDDRDLHGVVLRQERAHVLLGAGHRLAGRSGISVADLADEPLVTWLGPGAAVMDPALWPGGLPGVPGPEVSDGWQMLAVVRLGQAVALAAPPEPGTQAPGGTVGVPLTDGPRVPLRLVWPRRRTTPGVRRFVRHALAEFRADRERVPAVAAQPR, from the coding sequence ATGGGGGAGATCGAACTGCGGCAGGTCCGCTATTTCGTCGCGGTCGCGGAGGAACGCAACGTCACCCGGGCCGCCCACCGGCTCGCGATGACCCAACCCGCGCTGTCCCGCGCGATCCGCGCCCTCGAACGCGACGTGGGCGCCCCCCTCCTCATGCGCACGCCCCAGGGCGTGGATCTCACCGAGGCGGGCCGGGTCATGCTGCACGAGGGCAGGGCGCTGCTCGCCGCAGCCGCCGACACGGCCGCGCGCGTGCGCGGGGCGGCCGGAGGGGGCGCGGGCGTGACCGTGGCGAGCCCGGGCTGCGGCGCCGTTCTGCTCGACCGCCTGGTCACGTCCTACAACGACGCGGGGCCGCCGCCCCCGGCCCGCGCCGCCGTCGGCACCGCCGACGACCTGCGGGAACGGCTGCGGTCCGGGCAGGCGGACATCGCGCTCTGGCAGGGCTCGCTCGACGACCGCGACCTGCACGGCGTGGTGCTGCGGCAGGAGCGGGCCCACGTGCTGCTCGGCGCCGGGCACCGGTTGGCGGGGCGGTCCGGGATATCCGTCGCCGACCTCGCCGACGAGCCGCTGGTCACCTGGCTCGGCCCGGGCGCCGCGGTCATGGACCCCGCGCTGTGGCCGGGCGGGCTGCCCGGGGTGCCGGGCCCCGAGGTGAGCGACGGCTGGCAGATGCTGGCCGTGGTCAGGCTCGGACAGGCCGTCGCGCTCGCCGCCCCACCCGAGCCGGGAACGCAGGCGCCCGGGGGAACGGTCGGCGTCCCGCTGACCGACGGCCCGCGTGTTCCGCTGCGCCTGGTCTGGCCGCGGCGACGGACCACGCCCGGCGTCCGGCGGTTCGTGCGGCACGCGCTGGCCGAGTTCCGCGCGGACCGGGAGCGCGTTCCCGCGGTCGCCGCGCAGCCCCGGTAG
- a CDS encoding ABC transporter ATP-binding protein has protein sequence MTMSFLRRGDRPAPSAEALRLVSVTKVHGAGGENAVTALDGVSLSLRTGSFTAVMGPSGSGKSTLLQCAAGLDRPDRGIIMVDGEEMTGGNETELAKFRRRRIGFVFQQYNLLPTLTVAQNTTLPLRLAGRRVDRKRAREILAQVGLADRLHHRPDQLSGGQRQRVAIARALVTEPSVVFADEPTGALDTRSARDVLELLQDAVHIHRRTVVMVTHDPVAASYADAVLFLADGRLVGRMDDPRADAVAERLAHLGDEVPIGRPLADGMRAGV, from the coding sequence ATGACGATGTCTTTTCTGAGGCGCGGGGACCGCCCCGCTCCGAGCGCAGAGGCGCTGCGCCTGGTCTCCGTCACCAAGGTGCACGGCGCCGGCGGGGAGAACGCCGTGACCGCCCTGGACGGCGTGTCGCTCAGCCTGCGGACCGGGAGCTTCACCGCGGTGATGGGCCCCTCCGGGTCCGGCAAGTCGACGCTGCTCCAGTGCGCGGCCGGCCTCGACCGGCCCGACCGCGGCATCATCATGGTCGACGGCGAGGAGATGACCGGCGGCAACGAGACCGAGCTGGCCAAGTTCCGCAGGCGCAGGATCGGCTTCGTCTTCCAGCAGTACAACCTGCTGCCGACGCTGACCGTCGCCCAGAACACCACGTTGCCCCTCCGGCTGGCCGGGCGGCGCGTGGACCGCAAGCGGGCGCGCGAGATCCTCGCGCAGGTCGGGCTCGCCGACCGCCTGCACCACCGGCCCGACCAGCTCTCCGGCGGGCAGCGGCAGCGCGTGGCCATCGCGCGCGCCCTGGTGACCGAGCCGAGCGTGGTGTTCGCCGACGAGCCGACGGGCGCGCTCGACACGCGCAGCGCCCGCGACGTGCTCGAACTCCTCCAGGACGCCGTCCACATCCACCGCAGGACCGTCGTGATGGTGACGCACGACCCGGTGGCGGCCTCCTACGCGGACGCGGTGCTGTTCCTCGCCGACGGGCGGCTGGTCGGCCGCATGGACGACCCGCGCGCGGACGCGGTCGCGGAACGCCTGGCGCACCTCGGCGACGAGGTCCCGATCGGCCGCCCGCTGGCCGACGGCATGCGGGCGGGGGTGTGA
- a CDS encoding SDR family NAD(P)-dependent oxidoreductase: MTAHARRAVVTAGTGGIGLETAVGLATRGWDVTLVARDGERGNAARARVDRAAGRPAARFLPADLSSLSETRRLGERLAEEGPLHLLVNNVGGMWTRRWVSQDGIEASVALNHLSPLVLTETLIDALAAGAPSRIVNVTSSAIAAAQPVFDAVEPPGPHYGLATTGRAKLAHLAHTLDLAARLRPLGVTVLAADPGPAATDNAAQMTVDILPPALRPHWEQIRQGVSTPVAEAARAPVAAATDPEFADLAGAVVGPGGVRDDSLARFVTPEVAEAVRAWTAGLLATTAA; this comes from the coding sequence ATGACGGCGCACGCCCGCAGGGCAGTGGTGACGGCGGGAACCGGAGGCATCGGTCTGGAGACGGCCGTGGGGCTCGCGACCCGGGGCTGGGACGTCACCCTCGTCGCGCGCGACGGTGAACGGGGGAACGCGGCGCGGGCTCGCGTCGACCGGGCCGCGGGTCGGCCGGCGGCCCGGTTCCTCCCCGCCGACCTGTCCTCCCTCAGTGAGACCAGGCGGCTGGGCGAACGGCTCGCCGAGGAGGGCCCTCTGCACCTCCTGGTGAACAACGTGGGTGGCATGTGGACCCGGCGCTGGGTGAGCCAGGACGGCATCGAGGCCAGCGTCGCCCTGAACCACCTCTCGCCCCTGGTGCTGACCGAGACGCTGATCGACGCCCTCGCGGCCGGCGCGCCGAGCCGGATCGTCAACGTCACGTCGAGCGCGATCGCGGCGGCGCAGCCGGTGTTCGACGCGGTGGAGCCGCCCGGGCCCCACTACGGTCTGGCCACCACCGGCCGGGCGAAGCTGGCGCACCTCGCGCACACCCTCGACCTCGCCGCCCGGCTGCGGCCCCTGGGGGTCACCGTGCTCGCGGCCGACCCGGGTCCCGCGGCGACGGACAACGCGGCGCAGATGACCGTCGACATCCTGCCGCCGGCGCTGCGCCCGCACTGGGAGCAGATCAGGCAGGGCGTCTCGACGCCCGTCGCGGAGGCCGCGCGGGCGCCCGTCGCCGCGGCCACCGATCCGGAGTTCGCCGACCTGGCGGGTGCGGTCGTCGGTCCCGGCGGCGTGCGGGACGACAGCCTGGCCCGCTTCGTCACGCCCGAGGTCGCCGAGGCCGTGCGCGCGTGGACGGCCGGGCTGCTGGCCACGACGGCCGCGTAG
- a CDS encoding vWA domain-containing protein, whose product MAGGVSLEKVRAVAGEEFVPVYEAAGVSLEKAGLGGQRAAVYLVLDRSGSMRPYYKDGTVQRLAEQVLALSAHLDDDGVVPVVFFSTGVDGVAEVSLADHRGRIEALHESYGHMGRTNYHVAMQAVLDHHAASGADVPALVVFQTDGGPTSRQAAEQLLCSASRLPVFWQFIGFGEPDDKQFAFLRKLDELPVPDRRVVDNAGFFPAGTAPGALGEAELYDRLIEEFPTWLAAARRAGVVR is encoded by the coding sequence GTGGCCGGTGGGGTGTCGTTGGAGAAGGTGCGGGCTGTCGCGGGGGAGGAGTTCGTTCCCGTCTACGAGGCGGCGGGCGTCTCCCTGGAGAAGGCGGGCCTCGGCGGGCAGCGGGCCGCGGTGTACCTCGTGCTCGACCGGTCGGGGTCGATGCGCCCCTATTACAAGGACGGAACCGTGCAGCGGCTCGCGGAGCAGGTGCTCGCGCTCTCCGCGCACCTCGACGACGACGGCGTGGTGCCCGTGGTGTTCTTCTCGACCGGGGTGGACGGCGTGGCCGAGGTCTCGCTGGCCGACCACAGGGGCCGGATCGAGGCGCTGCACGAGTCCTACGGGCACATGGGGCGCACCAACTACCACGTGGCGATGCAGGCCGTCCTCGACCACCACGCGGCCTCGGGCGCGGACGTGCCGGCCCTCGTCGTGTTCCAGACGGACGGCGGGCCGACGTCGCGGCAGGCCGCCGAGCAGTTGCTGTGCTCCGCTTCGCGGCTGCCGGTGTTCTGGCAGTTCATCGGGTTCGGAGAGCCGGACGACAAGCAGTTCGCGTTCCTCCGCAAGCTGGACGAGCTGCCCGTGCCGGACCGGCGCGTCGTCGACAACGCCGGGTTCTTCCCGGCGGGAACGGCGCCGGGCGCGCTCGGCGAGGCCGAGTTGTACGACCGGTTGATCGAGGAGTTCCCCACCTGGCTCGCCGCCGCCCGCCGGGCCGGGGTGGTGCGCTGA
- a CDS encoding Crp/Fnr family transcriptional regulator, whose protein sequence is MANPTLRDFVGEKVWHDLLERAFDRWHPARTVLMRQGEPGTHVLAVRSGVAKVLRAERNGELTVLAFRGHGELLGEIAVIGGGGRLAGVETLTRACVAVINKPDFLRFVTEHDLSPALTRYALARLSESDRARSCGDVLQRLAAVLVHVAEISRDPADGGGDADRGHEPIELALTRQELAQYLRTSRNTVTAHLGALAAHGVRAGRGRVVVADLPALRRVAVALES, encoded by the coding sequence ATGGCCAATCCCACCCTGCGAGACTTCGTCGGCGAAAAGGTGTGGCACGACCTTCTGGAGCGGGCGTTCGACCGCTGGCACCCGGCGCGCACCGTTCTGATGCGCCAGGGCGAGCCGGGCACCCATGTGCTCGCCGTCCGCAGCGGCGTGGCGAAGGTGCTGCGGGCCGAACGCAACGGTGAGCTGACCGTGCTGGCGTTCCGCGGCCACGGGGAACTGCTCGGCGAGATAGCGGTGATCGGCGGCGGCGGGCGCCTCGCCGGCGTCGAGACGCTGACCCGCGCCTGCGTGGCCGTCATCAACAAGCCCGACTTCCTGCGCTTCGTCACCGAGCACGACCTCTCGCCCGCGCTGACGCGCTACGCGCTCGCCCGGCTGAGCGAGTCCGACCGGGCCCGTTCGTGCGGCGATGTCCTCCAGCGACTCGCCGCCGTCCTGGTGCACGTGGCGGAGATCTCCCGCGACCCCGCCGACGGCGGCGGCGACGCCGACCGCGGCCACGAGCCGATCGAACTCGCCCTCACCCGCCAGGAACTGGCCCAGTACCTGCGCACCTCGCGCAACACCGTCACCGCGCACCTCGGTGCACTGGCAGCCCACGGTGTGCGGGCCGGGCGCGGGCGCGTCGTGGTCGCGGATCTGCCGGCTCTGCGGCGCGTCGCGGTCGCGCTGGAGAGCTGA
- a CDS encoding lytic polysaccharide monooxygenase auxiliary activity family 9 protein → MASIPTPAAAHGATMMPGSRTYLCYLDLIANSGTQMPANPACAAAVRQGGTGPLYNWFAVLDSNAGGRTTGYIPDGTLCSGGNRGPFNFAAYNAARSDWPKTHLTSGANIELRHSNWAHHPGRFDVYITKNGWSPSRAVGWGDLERISSVTNPPQRGGVGSEGGHYYWNVQLPNRSGQHLMFVHWIRSDSQENFFSCSDIVFDGGNGQVTYGDGQTLSAEQIAEADEAARASAASTAHAGHDAHQAHAGHAGHDAHAGHAGSEHARAGAGYWDHVTAALRDVHADLFSRLS, encoded by the coding sequence CCTCGATCCCGACCCCGGCCGCCGCGCACGGCGCGACGATGATGCCGGGCTCGCGCACCTACCTGTGCTACCTCGACCTGATCGCGAACAGCGGCACGCAGATGCCGGCCAACCCGGCCTGCGCCGCCGCGGTCCGGCAGGGCGGCACCGGCCCGCTGTACAACTGGTTCGCCGTGCTCGACTCCAACGCCGGTGGCCGTACCACGGGTTACATCCCGGACGGCACGCTGTGCAGCGGCGGCAACCGGGGGCCGTTCAACTTCGCGGCGTACAACGCGGCGAGGTCCGACTGGCCGAAGACCCACCTCACCTCCGGTGCGAACATCGAGCTGCGGCACAGCAACTGGGCGCACCACCCGGGTCGGTTCGACGTGTACATCACCAAGAACGGCTGGTCGCCGAGCCGGGCGGTCGGGTGGGGCGACCTGGAGCGCATCAGCTCCGTCACCAACCCGCCGCAGCGCGGGGGCGTGGGCAGCGAGGGCGGTCACTACTACTGGAACGTCCAGCTGCCGAACCGGTCCGGCCAGCACCTGATGTTCGTGCACTGGATCCGTTCCGACAGCCAGGAGAACTTCTTCTCCTGCTCGGACATCGTCTTCGACGGCGGCAACGGGCAGGTCACCTACGGCGACGGGCAGACGCTGAGCGCGGAGCAGATCGCCGAGGCGGACGAGGCCGCCAGGGCGTCGGCGGCATCCACCGCGCACGCCGGGCACGACGCGCACCAGGCGCACGCCGGGCACGCGGGCCACGACGCGCACGCGGGCCACGCGGGGTCCGAGCACGCGCGGGCCGGTGCCGGTTACTGGGACCACGTCACGGCCGCGCTGCGGGACGTGCACGCGGACCTGTTCAGCCGGCTCTCCTGA